The Panthera tigris isolate Pti1 chromosome F3, P.tigris_Pti1_mat1.1, whole genome shotgun sequence genome includes a window with the following:
- the RGS18 gene encoding regulator of G-protein signaling 18: METSLVFFSQLNMCEPKEKAFFKLIHGLGKEETSKEAKIRAKEKRNRLSLLVQKLEFHEEPPSSRSGNLAKETRVSPEEAVIWGESFDKLLSHKDGLETFTRFLKTEFSEENIEFWIACEDFKKSEDPQQIILKAKAIYEKFIQNDAPQEVNLDFHTKEVITKSITQPTLHSFDAAQSRVYQLMEQDSYTRFLKSDIYLDLIEGRPQRPTNLRRRSRSFTCAEFQDVKSDVAIWL; this comes from the exons ATGGAaacatctttggttttcttttctcaattaaATATGTGTGAACCAAAGGAAAAAGCTTTTTTCAAGTTAATACATGgtttaggaaaagaagaaaccagCAAAGAAGCCAAAATCAG agctaaggaaaaaagaaataggctaAGTCTTCTTGTGCAGAAACTTGAGTTTCATGAAGAACCCCCCTCCAGCAGATCTGGGAACTTGGCCAAAGAAACAAG AGTCTCCCCTGAAGAAGCAGTGATATGGGGTGAATCATTTGACAAACTGCTTTCCCATAAAG ATGGACTAGAGACTTTTACCAGATTTCTTAAAACTGAATTCAGTGAGGAAAACATTGAATTTTGGATAGCCTGTGAAGATTTCAAAAAAAGCGAAGACCCTCAACAAATTATCCTTAAAGCAAAAGCAATATATGAGAAATTTATACAGAATGATGCTCCACAAGAG GTTAACCTTGATTTTCACACCAAAGAAGTTATTACTAAGAGCATCACCCAACCCACCCTACACAGCTTTGATGCTGCACAAAGCAGAGTGTATCAGCTTATGGAACAAGACAGTTACACACGTTTTCTGAAATCTGACATCTATTTAGACTTGATAGAAGGAAGACCTCAGAGACCAACAAATCTTAGAAGACGATCACGCTCATTCACCTGTGCTGAGTTCCAGGATGTAAAGTCAGATGTTGCCATTTggttataa